One window of Triticum dicoccoides isolate Atlit2015 ecotype Zavitan chromosome 5A, WEW_v2.0, whole genome shotgun sequence genomic DNA carries:
- the LOC119304283 gene encoding uncharacterized protein LOC119304283, whose protein sequence is MMKGLDSFCNNTVYPYAYNLTSSYANQKNEGTMVATSVLMFILAALFFNLNLFSRFSDVSAILNPSVRLFLSTSLSLFLPVMSYLFSETKNEGATIATNSSTNSSSYGQLGDELSLRARTILMWMLLVELLRKKVEVILVNVGMQVYSGTIDRFARIVWLGYLVFYNVKSAGKKAIYGTLWVLAAAKLLQRVVVNELFKRSFAYGRNAQLLNSYMAQVMQQQQGQAGNVQELGSELLKMCKYTVMGEDNLGKEAGPHGYQVDLKKTTTADTAGTGSTIVTVGDIWKLVASEEDGLLQKDPRLRRLCLSFALYKLLRRRFEDIPITSEETHNCRDLIFQGLYQEKLPKDEEEQDAEVALLQVFNDEIQFICEYYHSVLPVVFSNPFFFLANYILFPIVVWAFCFLTFIACGNGNVLYGYHSITSDNYIIYTGAPTLVKCLLKSITHSPEVLFASVDLGTTTLLILTFIYEEVWEFLVFILSNWLIVSLLCEYTAKRPWRESSIVSGLMRRILWARSKLSHPNLCFKQFSVLGFCPLSSLSSFTMPTKAVPKEVKKSIVEYVVAHMDDYDIDGHADPLNSGWSTLQLNKHRAYQPLLSSVCESKSIAEFILTCHIATGLLEMTYPQKEKEMGHHRKVATTLSKYCAYLVGFSPELLPEDKDGTEHAYNDMKKELKKELGGCWRYHLSLRGTRYKRLTEIGESQQQAVTVVQKGGKLGKALIEKAKENDTGEFVWELLADLWTELMVYIAPSGGELHVKAHKESLAHGGEFITVLWALCTHTGITRLALAPREAAHGSFEP, encoded by the coding sequence ATGATGAAAGGCTTAGATTCATTCTGCAACAACACAGTCTACCCTTATGCGTATAACCTGACTTCCTCCTACGCCAACCAGAAAAATGAGGGCACCATGGTGGCCACCTCTGTTCTCATGTTCATTCTTGCCGCGCTCTTCTTCAACCTCAACCTCTTCAGCCGCTTCTCCGACGTGAGTGCCATCCTCAACCCCAGCGTCCGTCTCTTCCTCTCTACCTCGCTTTCCCTCTTCCTCCCAGTCATGTCCTACCTCTTTTCCGAGACCAAGAACGAAGGTGCCACCATTGCTACTAATAGTAGTACCAATAGCTCCAGTTACGGTCAGCTTGGTGACGAGCTGTCGCTGCGAGCAAGGACCATCCTGATGTGGATGCTTCTTGTGGAGCTCCTCCGCAAGAAGGTGGAGGTGATCCTGGTGAACGTGGGCATGCAGGTGTACTCAGGCACCATCGATCGCTTTGCCCGCATCGTTTGGCTGGGCTACCTCGTCTTCTACAACGTCAAAAGCGCAGGCAAGAAGGCAATCTACGGCACCTTATGGGTCCTTGCTGCTGCCAAGCTGCTGCAGCGGGTCGTCGTCAACGAGCTGTTCAAGCGTTCCTTCGCCTATGGCAGGAACGCCCAGCTGCTAAACTCGTACATGGCCCAGGTCATGCAACAACAGCAAGGGCAGGCCGGGAATGTCCAGGAGCTGGGGTCGGAGCTGCTGAAGATGTGCAAGTACACCGTGATGGGAGAAGACAACTTGGGGAAGGAAGCAGGTCCCCATGGCTACCAAGTCGATCTGAAGAAGACGACTACCGCAGACACCGCCGGCACTGGCTCCACCATTGTCACGGTTGGTGACATTTGGAAGCTCGTAGCTAGCGAGGAGGACGGTCTGCTCCAGAAAGACCCAAGACTCAGAAGGCTCTGCCTCTCCTTTGCTCTCTACAAGCTGCTGCGCCGTAGGTTTGAGGACATCCCCATCACCAGCGAGGAGACCCACAATTGTCGGGACCTCATCTTCCAAGGTTTGTACCAGGAGAAGCTGCCTAAGGATGAGGAGGAGCAAGacgcggaggttgcactgctccaaGTCTTCAACGACGAGATCCAATTCATCTGCGAGTACTACCACTCCGTTCTACCGGTCGTGTTCTCCAACCCTTTCTTCTTCCTAGCCAACTACATCTTGTTTCCAATTGTAGTTTGGGCCTTCTGCTTCTTGACTTTCATTGCCTGTGGCAATGGGAACGTGCTCTATGGCTACCATAGCATCACGAGTGACAACTACATCATCTATACCGGTGCACCAACACTGGTCAAATGCCTCCTGAAAAGCATCACCCATTCACCGGAGGTGCTATTTGCCAGTGTCGACCTAGGCACCACCACTCTGCTTATACTCACCTTCATCTACGAGGAAGTCTGGGAGTTCCTCGTCTTCATCCTATCCAACTGGCTCATTGTGTCGCTACTCTGTGAGTACACCGCTAAGCGCCCCTGGCGTGAGAGTAGCATCGTAAGCGGGCTCATGCGCCGCATCCTATGGGCGCGAAGTAAGCTAAGCCACCCTAACCTCTGCTTCAAGCAATTCTCCGTGCTAGGGTTCTGCCCACTGTCGTCGCTTTCCTCCTTCACAATGCCTACCAAGGCAGTGCCCAAGGAAGTAAAGAAGTCCATCGTGGAATACGTGGTGGCTCACATGGATGACTATGACATTGATGGCCACGCTGACCCTCTCAATAGTGGTTGGTCAACACTGCAGTTGAACAAGCACAGGGCATACCAACCCTTGCTCTCGTCGGTTTGTGAGAGCAAGAGCATCGCCGAGTTCATCCTCACCTGTCACATTGCCACTGGCCTCTTGGAGATGACGTATCCGCAGAAGGAGAAAGAGATGGGGCATCATCGTAAGGTGGCAACGACACTGTCCAAGTACTGCGCTTACTTGGTGGGCTTTTCCCCAGAGCTGCTCCCTGAAGACAAGGATGGGACAGAGCATGCTTACAACGACATGAAGAAGGAGTTGAAGAAGGAGCTTGGTGGTTGTTGGCGGTACCACTTATCACTGCGAGGAACCAGGTACAAGAGGCTCACAGAGATCGGCGAATCACAGCAACAGGCGGTGACGGTGGTGCAGAAGGGGGGTAAGTTGGGTAAGGCTTTGATTGAGAAGGCCAAAGAAAATGACACGGGTGAGTTTGTGTGGGAGCTTCTGGCCGATCTATGGACGGAGCTCATGGTGTACATTGCACCGTCGGGCGGCGAGTTGCACGTGAAGGCCCACAAGGAGTCACTCGCGCATGGCGGCGAGTTCATCACCGTGCTATGGGCACTGTGCACACATACTGGCATAACAAGGCTAGCCCTTGCACCCAGGGAGGCAGCACATGGTTCATTTGAACCGTAG